Below is a genomic region from Diabrotica undecimpunctata isolate CICGRU chromosome 7, icDiaUnde3, whole genome shotgun sequence.
gaaaggatcttttgtttttgtgtataacttcgataccgttttcacatttttagttgtaatttttaaaccactaacatttttgaagatgttcgTTAGCTTCGGTGTCAGAAATGGAATGTAGGGTATAATTAGGATaaggtaactttaacatcctaattctttataagatataatgtcaaacaaatgtaactaattatttgttaacgggtttttacccatatatttagtggctacattcatgtactcctagacaccgatgatggaatgatgaattctgaaaacgttctgtctaacacagcccgtttgggtttttaaatatataccttttacaaaggattttaattaattttttgaagaagaagtatttgtttgtcttgctatattccttacgctaactgttggatcttaatcaagtaaatttaaaatattattttctttattaattgttcttgttgttcttggtctaccagaatttattttatttggtctcacattcccagtttctcgacaatgtcgttcaacggctctaaatggttttttacttggtaagtttcttctaggaaacttttctgcataacgtgtcacagctgcactagaacatcctaaacattcgcctaaggttaataacatgtcagtgtattcaacatttgagtacattttgatttgattttacaaataacaaggtttcaaaactctaattattgttgatttatcgtcataacaatcaataaatgtcagatttccatggcacacttggagaaaatagaggtatacctattagaactttatcattactaccagcatcagttattacttcataattttcaaatcaaaatattccgaaaatagtacacagtatcgagttttaccaagagtacctttttcgtgtaaaattgaatgatgtttaagtttacttgaaattttgattaataattatactcttaaaaaagttatattgactaatacttagtacgatccgtgtaactagcgccctctatgagaatcagatataaaaacaaattcatgggatgtatcagcttccaaaacatattcgtataaaatttcattacaatgttgccagtagtttcggcaaaatcgtaaaaaatgcgtaaaattttttttcttcaacgccctgtatcttgaaaacggatggcgttacaaaaattttttactaagcaaaccccaattatttttcagttttttacctgcCCTTTAGACAAGGTTACCTTTTTtgaaataccctgtatatatatagaAGGTACTgttaaaatgttgtattttttaaaatattgtcgaCATGAATGCCTATATTATGGTACATTAAAAATTAGCCGAATTATCCTTTTCTGGGAGACAAACACTCTTGCAGCATTCACAGTACTACCCCAAAGATTTATATTGAAGGCCAAGTGAGAATAAACAATTGCATAATAAACATTCAATAACtgttccttttaaaaaaaaactttttaattgcaATATTAAGTGATAACTACTATTTATTCTTTTGCAAACATGATTAATTTGAAATTCCCAGCTCATGTTACTGTCAAGATACCTTGAATTTGATCTATAGTAGAATTTCATGCTTGTGGTTTTTTAGCATTAACAATCAAAGCATTTTTTTACAACTCTTGTTTTTTACGCCAAGATTTTACTTCTATCAGAAATAAAATCTTCTGATATAACATTCAGTTGAACAGTTAATTCCTCGGCACTTGAAGCAGATGTAGCAATagttgtgtcatctgcatacataaatatgttatttgaactgACATATCTGGGCATATCATTAATATAGCATAGGAATATTAATGGCTCCAATATTGAACCCTGAGGAACCTCAGTATCAATATTACCATAATCTGATCGTCACATCGTCGTGAATGAGTCACTAAGTTTAACGAGGATCTTCCTAGAATGTAAATAAGATGACAGCCATAATCAGAACTGACTCCTAAAACCAAGATTTTTACCTTCTCTATAGCAACTCTTACGTTTatggtatcaaatgcttttgAGAAATCAAAGAAAAGTGCCCTCACAAAATCTCCCCGATCCAGTGCGATGTGAATGAAACTAAGCAATTCAGTGGTAGCGCTCTCTGTTGATCTTCCATGTAGAAATCCGTGTTGGTTGgaacataataatatattgtatttACTAAGGAAACTATACATTCttttgtatacacattttgtataCTACATTTTGCTCAAAATACTAGGAACTGTAATTGGCCTGTAATTATCTAAAACTGAATTATCTCCACTCTTGAATATTGGAGTTACAACTTCTACCTTCAAGCTATGTGGAAAAACACGCTGTTCTActgataaattttaataaatgcttatCTTAAATGACGAATATATATATCTGGATGTTTCGAACTAAGAGACTCGCAGGTTACTTCTGGAAAGTGTGGTTGTAGCATCTTTAGTAAGTCATTTGCGTTCACCTGTGGATCCACCCGGTATACGTGAAGATTTGCTATATAAACATCTGCTTTTGCTATATAGTATTCTTACATTCTAAACTATTTTGAAAGAAACTCTTTTTTGTTTCGTCGATTAGTTTGACATAttgcttctttttttctttatattttaaatgaatgtctatatttttaaaattatttgatagCCAAAAAAGACTTCTCAAATTATTTCCCTCGTGTATTATATCATTTGTTACACACCTACATATTTTTAGACTTATTGCAAATTCTTTTTGTAGTCATTGGACAAGATATGTCAATATGGTACGTAAGTACCTTCAAAAATGTTTCAAATGCCAATTCGCATTATCGAGACATTCGTAAACCTGTTCAAAATTTTCAGTGAAAAATCGGAAAAATTGGATTGAGAAAGATTTCTGAATGTTACGTTTTGACTTATTTTAAATTGTACTTTTTTTGGTTTAGCATCTAATAACAAATAGTCCAAACCAAAATGATCTCCCAAAATAAagtctttggtattttctttataTTGATGTGACCAGTTTGTAAGAAAATAATCTAATTTAGTTTTAGAagtttttccatttttgtctGTAAATGTTGTAGGTTCTTTATTTTGACACTttaaattaaaactttgtatAAAATCAGTAAGTAAAACTTTTTCCTTACGAGTCTTTAAGAAAATCTATATTAAAATCGTAGCATAAAATAGtggttttaaaatgtttaaaacaataatttagaCACCAGTAAACTTTGTTTACAAATATCTCAATATCGCCAGAATGGGTTCTGTAAATATTAATAAGACAACACATACTATCTTCTAAGCTAAAATAACAACAGCATTCAAAATGTATTTCTTCCGccatattatttaaaaagttttgagGTTTACAAGATAAACAGTCTTTTATGTACATCGAAACACCTCCATGGCATTTATCTTTTCTGGTAAAAGACGCTACTTggttataattttgaaaacaaaataaatcctTATTTAGATCACTACACCATGTTCCAGATACACATAGAACATAAGGATCCTCCGAGCTCAATATTACCTCAATTCTGTTACTTTTATTAGTTATCGATTGAGAGTTAACActtatgattttaaaattttcaaaagaatctacctgattattattattttgtgtacTAACATCAACGTATTTGGTTATGTTGAATTTCTCAGGTGCGTTCTCTGTAGGTATAAAAAACGCTGGACATATGCTCCATGGGGCCATTTATCAGAGTCCATAGCATTCTGGAAATTAGACTCATAAATGCTTACCTTAAATGACGAATATATATCTAGATGTTTCAAACTAAGAGACTCGCAGGTTACTTCTGTAAAGTGTGGTTGTAGCATATTTAGTAAGTCATTTACGTTCACCTGTGGATTAACCCGGTGTACGTGATGATTTGCCATTTTTGGAACTCCTTTAAATTCCTTGCCGTTTATTTTGATGGTTTCATTTTTGCCTACTATAAGTTGCCTTctttgtttgtttcttttcacttctttcaAGTCAGGAATCAAGCGGTTAATGGCTATCTTGAGGCAGACATTACTCGCCGTTTGTAGTGGCCGCGACGTCTCGAGACATGAATCCCATTGAACATACATGGAACGTGCTCTCTAGAGCTAGTTATGCATGAAGAGATTGATTTTTAGATAAAACTATCCACCTTAAATcactttttcttcttattttgaaaaagaaaccgataaagatgacttaagtccatggtgtaatTAATTGGACACgactcatctaaacgtacacctgtatcgagagtccattacaatggtggaaaaaccatcgccatgtatatcctaacttaaccattatattcataaagtattgtaaatgtgaacacatgtttaaaatctggtttaattttaaataaaaggagaacacggttaacaagaagtaaagtagaaaaacttatgtttttaaatgtcaatttagacgattcgcgatttaataataacgtgtaatgtaaatgtaagtacgatttactatttgtattgtttagtttatttttgggTTGCCGAGATAAAAACCTTAAGAACAATAATGGGCAAAACAaaaagagacagggtgagaaatagaaacgttagagagcagtgcaaatttcaagatattgtaagatggggaaggcagcgtaaaaggatgtggtacagtgatgtaagacgaatggatgagaatagactcccaaaaattgccctagaaaataacccgcccggttcaagacctccaggaagaccacctaaaagatggagggatagttggcaatctacctcccaggaaattaaccagaggcagcttcagaattaaacagatcgaaagatctccaagaagtagaagaagagaagaagagtttatttttcaagttataataaatatatccttcattaaatctttctttcgtttctttcacttcaataaatatacacataaacgataatagtcATTATGTTTGTgtatgtaggtactctcttacttgaaactactgttaaataatcatagttacttgtttacgaaaatcggttttaagagcaatgctttttaaatttttttgaatcctgagaaaactaacaaatactttagaaaaatttaaacgcaggatgaaagattacattattagcgagggccgaaagtcccttataataaacaagaagtttttttggatgagatatttgaaattcaaaatcacactaaatgtTCTCTATTTTCACCactgtaacttactaaaataaacattatagaagttttcagggactttctgccctcggtaataatgtattctttcattctgcgtttaaatttttcaaaaatattaattagttttctcaggattcgaaaaaaaaaacaatgcatttaaaaagcattggcccgaaattttgcgcctacgctcttaacgatAAAAACTTCAACGACCCATCTCTACTCGTTCTCGTTACCTGTGTCCCTACTTTGATTCGGAGCTTTGTCCACGCGACACGAGATGttaccaaataattttgtatgaagtttGTGGCGTtatatgcagtttattatttttattggaaataaggcacaatctgactttaaaataagcttattttgatgtttagatttttaattcggaaatcgtacttaaaatacgaatcattaataaattttatttatataaaacgaattcggaaatcaaaatattatattacacttattgtaaagtaaaattgtgggatattctcaataaaaaacagtaagctgccatttaaatccatttcgcccaaacttgattatcttagaacattgttcaaatgctaaaaagacaacaggtcaaataaaaccaataagtttggcaacgttgaatttccccttttttattatttccactcatgtattttcggcgatatttaaagggcggacctaatatacctttctctttttaaacagttgtttctcactccatctaccgaccataaacttttacctatactgtatCTGTATATCACAAGGCGTATCATATCATATAGTCGCTAATAACTTGGTTGATTTGATGCGGCATTCTtctctaaataataaaaaaatctacgTTTAAATTATGTAGATCTAATAATAACATGTCTGTAtacactatcaaaaaaaaaaaataaaaaaaaaaataaaaaaaaaatggaagaacttacaggcaacacgagacaaagaagaacactcataacaagagataataatggaggaatacttactgaagagagcaaaataaaggaagtatgggaacaatatataatccatctgttccatgacgagagggaaaatgaacaagatataggtgaagaagaacaatacctaattttaccctcagaagtaaagaatgccctacagaatgcaaaacaaggaaaagcaccgggtcctgatcaaattccagaactgttaaaagccttagatgacggtaatataaagagactcacccgaattctcaaccacatatatgtagagggcaacatcccggaagaatggcttaaatcgatatttttacctctaccaaaaaacaaaaatccaaaatcatgtaatgactatagattgataagcctaatgtgccaccctttaaagattctcttgaaaattgttcaaaaccgaatttataagaaatgtgaggagcagatagatgaaactctgtttggcttcagaggaggcatgggcacaagagaggcattatttgtgtaatttagacaaaaaagacattgagtttattaaggctatatactggaaccagaaagcagtagtaaaggtgaacgatatagaaacaaataatataccgattgcgagaggggttaggcaaggatgcgtcttgtctccgacgcttttcaacgtgtactcacaggtcatattcagaaaagccttatgggaaagaaaacaaggaataagaattggtggagaaatcataaacaccatgtgatttgcagatgacacggtcattatggctgagagtatagaagaactacaaactttactagatgcaataaatagtgaaggcattcaaatgggacttgacatcaacacagataagaccaaatttatgatattatcaaggagtccaataaataatgaacaactaactcttggtggacagcaaatagagagaattagatccagaccaagagatcagggtacgaatagaaatggcaagggcagcgttcttaaaattctagcaattgttctgtgacaaaaatctgaatactgcgctgagactgaggtttgttgaatgttacatctggtcgcaactattgtacggggtagaaacatggacattaaaagtgaacgcaaatagttaagaagcttgaagccttgaactttggatataccggagaatgttgagaattccatgaacTGCCagagtcaccaatgaggaagagCTGAGAAAGAGGAAGttatggctgcgaaatattcgagactggacaaacatgactgtagacgaattattccatgttgcaaaagacagagaagcttttaaaaatgtggtcgccaacctccgttaatggggacggtataagaagaagaagatgcactATCAATATAAGTTAGGTGTATAATATTAAGTTATAACAAGAATCAGTGGAATTTTTAAATCCAAGGAAAcaacattattaaatttaaatacttcATTTTGAAAAGAATTGTTGCAATTGTTTCCAATTGCAGGATTTCCAATATATTCCTAAGTCAGAGTTTCCTTTAGTGTTTTCCTTTTTGTTTTAGGTATAAGTGGAATCAACATATTCAACGTTTAAAAAATCATTACAGGagaccatttattttaatatttattaactacatttaaatttttaaaaatgaatacaataacaaaaatacattaactattacataattattattatttatgggTATAAACAAATGCaatgatatttaaaatatttctataaaACATAACTCTTAAGGTGTAGTAAATCtctgtttattattaaaaaatgtgtgAGTTATTTAGATAAATATATCTTATTTAATTGTAACCCGCAAGTAATTTCTTTGTATACGTCATGCACTTACATTAGATTACAATAACTTTGGAATAATTACAGCCAATACAACAGATGCAAGTGCCACAAAGCTGAACTTTATGCTTGGAGCTGAGTTACATAAATCTGATTGGCAGACGGGACAACTGATTGGTTCTCCATTTTTAGTTGGGCAATTATagagtaattttccatttttcttttcgGCAGACACGCATCCTCTATCTACGGCATCTTTGTAGGTAGTTTTAgctgtaaataaattaaagttaTTAAAGTTAAGAATTTACAATTAACTTTCGAAAACAGTGTATATTATGTTACCAATTTTTCTatgtttaatattcttttaaaatattcttaatacactactcaacaattgaagtggataattttaaaattcctaaaatgaacatataaaactatttttaaaataattgcctgtcCTATACTCTATATGatatctttattgccaatattttttgcatgtgatttttttctccctattcttatcggcccttatctcgtacaaagagagaaatgttgttccaaacatgaatatatcattcgtataaaagtgcttgtattggctttaccagttgtcaataagtcaagaaatctatttattataaaaacattatgccgcaaagacgtttagaactagtgcagctcgagcaattagttcgttggatccaacaaggcataactcaacaaaaagttgctatgaggctaaatgtgtcgcaaagtgtgataagtcctgcatggaatcggtatgtagcaactggatctgcaacatacaggcatggaaGAGGAAGAGAACGATTTACAACTCGTTGGCAAGAacgttttgtagttctgacggcaagtagaaacccaacattcacggcttccagaattaatagtatcttcaggcatgctactggatgagcgatttccagtcaaactgtcagaaaacggttacatgcatccaatttaagggctagacggcgcgctacccatccacgactaactagggagcagcgtgcatgcatATATTGCTAGGCGATGGAAaactatcagtggaatttcaaaaattggaggaattgtctctttactgacgagtccagattttgtttgtatacgaatgatggccgaatattggtgtggagggaaagaggacagcgttacaatgaaaatctgagagtcccaaccactctttgTGGAGTTGGATCCAtttgcgtgtggggaggcatatgttttgacggtcgcacggacttagtcgtattaattaatgagacaacgactgctacacgatatcgagacagagtcatagtactaatagttgttccattttttgatGCAATCagcgaacaatttgttctgattgatgataatgctcgccctcacagtgcgagaattgtcaacgagtgtatagaagctcatggcattacaagaatggagtggccaccgtgttcacctgatatgaattgcattaaacatgtttgggccgaaatgtctaggcaacaaaacaggctccttcaaccgccccaaaccttagatcagttggccaatacattacgcgcgatttgggatCGTATACCacagcagttcatcaataatttaataagaggtcttccaaatagagttagagcactaaaGTGACAAAGAGGTGGACccaaaaattttaagttgttaaatttacaatttttgtttattttctatttttttttcttaaagaatttttttctttcggttcatcggtatgaaaatacgaagtaaaacaaaatctttatttatatcactccatttttctatttgaccttatgaacaaaaaataaaataaacattttcataatatccacttcaattgttgagaagtgtatatCAGTCTGATAGTTTATTCGaacttttctaaaatttttattaaaagcttaCCCATTTTATTGCAAACAGGACTAGTCAAAAGTATGAAGTTCTACGATAATCCACGTCCCTTTATTGCATTTACGATTATAATATATacagtgaaaaaatatttttttgtctataaaacgtttctttagagaaaaatgattcaaataaaagttgtagatctcaAAGAGTTCTTTAATttgcgagtttctaaattaaaatacataaacaattggcCGAAAAAAATTCCAAAACACCATTATTGTTGCTGTAATTTATAAATGTAATAACTTTGTATCTTGCATAATGAGCTGTAATATACCTACTTGAAATTATGGTAATAATAAGTAATAAGAAGTGTCCTAAGTCTCAGCTAGATCGACCAACTAGTTTGTGAGGTATTCAATTTCTTTACCctggagagcgattatttaaacaaacaTACTTGCTTAAACAAAGATTCTACAGATATTTAGCAGATCGCACTCGATTCTTTCAGGCTTTAGTTTTAAGgtacttacattaaaaaaaattgaacattttatcaaaattattattaaaaaccgTTTGAAAAGGGGCTGATGTTTTagcatataaacatttttaacaacttttgatattttttatgttacgCGCTTGTAACTAGGCTCACtgaaaagatgggaaaaaacacaagatttaaaaaaagaaCCTTCATGCAAAAAAAAGAGAaatgcatttttttcttaaaatcatatttccactggctgttaacattaagagctgaaaattgaacggATTTTAGAGGAAGATCTggattttatgatcccaatttaTAGATGACATATACAAAGAAGGTGTTAAAAGTTATAACCCGTTCAATTATTCGTACACGTAAAATACCGCCACGTTAAAATGGAGGAGAGAACTTTTCGAGCTCCGTTTTTTCAAAttaatgaaaatttgtaaaaacaaccataatactaacgaaatcttgacagtagaaggccagcagatcgaaagagtaaaaaaatacacttacctaggaacacttataacagaaaataatgactacactgcagaaatcaaagtcagaatcgaaaaagcacgttctaattttatgaaaatgaaaaaggtcgtATGTGGCAAAGAATTaccattagctcttaaagtacgcctaacaaaatgttacgtatacagtgtactatactatggagtggaatgatggacgttaaatctagacacaatgagacgacttaacgcctttgaaatgtggatctgtagaagaattatgagggtagatagagttacgaacaatgaagtactgagaagaatagttaaagagaaggaagttgaacttacaattaaagaaagaaagctacagtatctcggacatgtgatgcggggcaagaagtatggcatcctgcgactcataatgcaaggaaagatagatggcagaagaagcatcggaagaagacgaatttcatggctcaagaacctgagagaatggtttagaTGCAGcccaaaacaactatttagagctaccgcctcaaaaattaaaatagctatgatgattgccaacctccgtagcgaagatggcacctgaagaagaagaaaaagaagaaaaattggcAATATCTTTCCTTTGATGACAtgcaaatattcatttttttttaaactgggataagaaaataataaagactaataatataaaaaatatgggtGTTTTGatattatctcggtcaattgtttatgtattttaattaagaAACCTACAAATGAAAAAACTTATTAAGATctactacttttattttaataatttttctcgaaaatgtataaaaaagttttagagacaaaaaaaatcagttttttcactttttataatTGCTTAAAAAGGAAAGCATATACCTTTTAGACAGTTCAAAACACGTATCAGATTTTTTTGTAAGCTTTTTTTCTTTACTGGGCTACTTGCACATTCGATAATAATTGAAAACCGATATGTAACATTTCAAACTTGCTTACACTCtgattaatttttctattattgTACATTTTGTAACGATGTGCATCGCTTCCGACCCGTCAGCGCTCCATACACACGCATGCCCACGAAATTCCTCTTTCATAGACGCACGCTAGATGAGTAGGAAGGCCTACGACGATATAAAACAGCGTAAGCCACAAGAAAGAATTGAGTTCCGCTAGAGTGCTGATCTAGTGGGACTGGAGGCCAACCGTCCGAAGTTCCGTTAGATTGTTGATCTGATAACAAATCCACTGGTCACAGGGTATTGACTGAAAGCCAAGCACTTCTGCTAAAGTGTTGATCTAGTGGCAATTTCGTACCCGGTCATGGAGTATTGACCTGAGACATACCTATTTCTTTCTGTGTCTAAGTATTGATTAGTCACCTTCCGCTCCTCGCCGGACCGAGTGGTGATCGGCCCGTTCTATCTCTATTCCCCTGGCCCGTCCTTTCCTATCTTCTTCGCGTGTGTATTAATACACTCTAAGTGCCGTTTCAATTATGTAACATGTATTTTATTTTCGCAGGTATTAAACAGTGGGTCGCTGAGCCGCGCGTTCATGTAATAGCTGCAGGATtggcagtttatttttattgattggaatgtaacttttttttattatttatttgttcccaatatatttttattttaatttaaacctattttttactgagtctgttgtcTAAAAAGGCTACCCGTTACAATTTTTTTCGACGTACTTAATTTTCTTACCCAACGAGTTgacttatatttttatattatgtgtaagaactaaaattaatttaattttccgtcgaccatccatttatgatcaattttaacaccctcaaaatcattgattaatgacccctattaatgaatgattttctattaatgaacgattttattataggcaacacaacatatattgcttgcataaattaattgaaccacatttaacgctctgtgattggcagttacctgtggtgtaggcaaccaaacatacctatttatattcccactaacaaattatttaaaatgaagtagccgctgtaagtactgtgtgtcattgtatgtcattatttatcgttaagtaaataaaaatttaaactaagatatttttatttctgaaaagtatggtcgacggaaaagttttgtaaggaactcgtgaattaaaatggcgattaacaatctcgaacattaacgttaatatatctcaataattgttaatcgcccttattaatacacttgttggttaaataactattaatgacAACATAAAGTTTACAAAATTCTTTTATgcattatttattattcattcCGTTTAATTATGATAATTGaagttctatttgaaattttattaTAGTTACAGTTGAAATTATTCTAGTAAATTGTTAAAA
It encodes:
- the LOC140446210 gene encoding uncharacterized protein; its protein translation is MSKFVVLLTCLAFISYATALECYYCSNCQGSPSSWQKNPCGNIPSPPGTEFACSKVEYKSKTTYKDAVDRGCVSAEKKNGKLLYNCPTKNGEPISCPVCQSDLCNSAPSIKFSFVALASVVLAVIIPKLL